The Eleutherodactylus coqui strain aEleCoq1 chromosome 13, aEleCoq1.hap1, whole genome shotgun sequence genome includes a window with the following:
- the TCIRG1 gene encoding V-type proton ATPase 116 kDa subunit a 3 isoform X1, with protein sequence MRSVTAAAPPPVRSTTRDYENFPAQDFLIDFLPPLAAPPPLSHTPMAQLLSAGLLPRGGSSREEVVCRGKLSSTHTGFLVPAVPSGSAVLRRGHGCITGCRTAGSGPPVCTDTKMGSLFRGEEMCLAQLFLQSGSEYQCVSELGELGLVEFRDLNQNVNAFQRRYVSEIRRCDDMETTFGYLEQELRKADMKIPVSSASPPAPLPKDALRIQEESEQLAKELREVSGNRQTLKERLRELREYSNILRESQRFTGPLPESESWRESADTDPFVDSTVTSRHDLRVSFMAGVIHPWRMNAFERLLWRACRGYLIVNFVEMSEPMEDLVTGESVTQIIFLISYWGERIGEKVKKIASCFHCHMYPYADDETVRLETLKDLLLRIQDMQNVLAQTEGFLTQVLHRAASILHPWKVSVRKMKHIYQILNLCSVRERCLIGEVWCPVADLPVLQGALGRASAHSGGGGESFCHRIPCSVSPPTLIRTNKFTSGFQGIVDSYGVASYQEVNPALYTIITFPFLFAVMFGDIGHGLLMSLFALWLVLGEENPKLKNSENEIFSMCFGGRYLVLLMGLLSVYTGFVYNECFSRATVIFPSGWNVEAMARDKNWTREFLSTSTPAPLDPNITDVFTAVYPFGIDPIWSLASNRLTFLNSFKMKMSIILGVCHMAFGVCLSIFNYIHFNQKYRILVVSIPELLFLLSLFGYLIFMIFYKWFAVDVRQVQTAPSLLIHFINMFLFTKNDTNKDLYQGQQIVQMVLVVVAILCVPVLLLGDPICLYIQHHRRKNSHWHEDGERNALLAGDNEQTIGNLEQEKEKGADDCEEFDAGEVFMHQMIHTIEYCLGCISNTASYLRLWALSLAHAQLSEVLWNMVMHIGLSGLSFKWSIVLVPVFAFFAVLTVAILLVMEGLSAFLHALRLHWVEFQNKFYEGRGYKFTPFVFELVF encoded by the exons ATGAGGTCAGTAaccgcagcagcacctcctccagTCCGGAGTACAACTCGTGACTATGAAAACTTCCCAGCACAAGACTTCCTGATTGACTTCCTGCCCCCTCTGGCAGCGCCGCCTCCTCTGTCCCACACACCTATGGCACAGCTCCTCTCCGCTGGTCTCCTCCCACGGGGTGGAAGCAGCAGAGAGGAAGTTGTGTGCCGTGGGAAGCTCAGCTCCACTCATACTGGATTCTTAGTGCCTGCGGTTCCATCTGGGTCAGCGGTCCTACGAAGGGGTCACGGCTGCATCACCGGCTGTAGAACTGCTGGCAGCGGCCCACCTGTCTGTACAG ACACGAAGATGGGCTCTCTATTCCGCGGCGAGGAGATGTGTTTGGCGCAGCTATTTCTTCAGTCTGGGAGCGAGTACCAATGTGTAAGCGAGCTGGGCGAGCTCGGGCTGGTGGAGTTTCGAGAT ctTAACCAGAATGTTAACGCCTTCCAGCGCCGCTATGTGTCGGAGATCAGACGCTGTGATGACATGGAGACGACTTTTG GGTACCTGGAACAGGAACTGCGCAAGGCTGACATGAAGATCCCGGTCTCCTCAGCATCCCCGCCGGCCCCTCTACCCAAAGATGCACTGAGAATACAAGAGGAATCCGAGCAACTGGCCAAAGAGCTAAGAGAGGTATCCGGCAACAGACAGACTCTGAAGGAACGACTGCGAGAGCTGCGGGAGTATTCCAATATACTGCGAGAAAGTCAGAGGTTCACCGGACCGCTG CCGGAGTCTGAGTCTTGGAGAGAAAGTGCCGACACTGACCCCTTCGTTGACTCTACGGTGACCTCCAGACACGACCTCCGAGTTAG TTTTATGGCCGGAGTCATTCACCCGTGGCGTATGAATGCCTTTGAACGTCTGTTATGGCGAGCCTGCCGAGGATACCTCATTGTCAACTTTGTGGAGATGTCTGAACCAATGGAGGACCTCGTAACA GGGGAGAGCGTAACGCAAATTATATTCTTAATATCCTACTGGGGCGAGAGAATAGGAGAGAAGGTGAAAAAGATTGCAAGCTG tTTCCACTGTCACATGTATCCGTATGCCGACGATGAAACCGTCCGTCTTGAAACGCTGAAAGATCTCTTGCTGCGGATCCAAGACATGCAAAAT GTGCTGGCCCAAACGGAGGGCTTCCTCACACAAGTGCTCCACCGGGCTGCTTCCATCCTACATCCTTGGAAAGTCAGCGTGAGGAAGATGAAGCACATCTATCAGATTCTGAACTTGTGCAGTGTGCGGGAGCGATGCCTGATAGGGGAGGTGTGGTGTCCGGTGGCTGATCTGCCCGTACTGCAGGGGGCGCTGGGTCGAGCATCG GCGCACAGCGGTGGGGGTGGAGAATCGTTTTGTCACCGGATTCCATGTTCTGTTAGCCCTCCCACCTTAATTCGCACAAACAAGTTCACTTCTGGTTTTCAAGGAATTGTGGATTCATATGGTGTAGCCAGTTATCAGGAAGTCAACCCCG CCCTTTACACCATTATAACATTCCCTTTCCTCTTTGCGGTGATGTTTGGAGACATCGGCCATGGACTTCTCATGTCCCTATTCGCCCTTTGGTTGGTTCTTGGTGAGGAGAACCCAAAACTTAAGAACTCTGAGAATGAG attttttccatgTGCTTCGGTGGTCGTTACCTGGTCCTGTTAATGGGACTGTTATCTGTCTACACGGGCTTTGTGTACAATGAGTGCTTCAGCCGAGCAACAGTGATTTTCCCTTCAGGCTGGAATGTTGAAGCAATGGCAAGAGACAAGAACTGGAC ACGTGAGTTCTTGTCTACATCCACGCCTGCTCCGCTGGATCCCAACATTACCGACGTCTTCACCGCAGTCTACCCCTTCGGCATTGACCCG ATCTGGAGCCTGGCCTCAAACCGCCTCACATTCCTAAATTCCTTTAAAATGAAAATGTCTATCATTTTGGGGGTCTGCCACATGGCCTTTGGAGTCTGTCTAAGCATCTTTAACTACAT TCACTTCAATCAGAAGTATCGCATCCTCGTGGTTTCCATCCCCGAgctcctttttctcctctcccTCTTTGGATATTTAATCTTCATGATTTTCTACAAATGGTTTGCGGTTGATGTGAGACAAGTCCAGACCGCACCGAGTCTCCTCATTCACTTCATCAACATGTTTCTGTTCACAAAGAATGACACTAACAAGGACCTCTACCAAGGACAG CAAATTGTTCAGATGGTTCTGGTGGTCGTAGCGATCCTGTGTGTTCCCGTTCTTCTCTTGGGAGACCCAATCTGTCTGTATATTCAGCACCACAGAAGAAAGAACAGCCATTGGCACGAG GATGGTGAAAGGAACGCCCTGCTGGCAGGAGACAATGAGCAGACCATAGGAAACCTGGAGCAGGAGAAGGAAAAGGGAGCAGATGACTGTGAAGAG TTTGATGCCGGGGAGGTCTTCATGCATCAGATGATTCACACCATCGAGTACTGCCTGGGGTGCATCTCCAATACGGCGTCCTACCTCCGACTCTGGGCGCTCAGCCTGGCTCATGCAC AGTTATcggaagtgctgtggaatatggtgATGCATATCGGACTGTCCGGGTTAAGCTTCAAGTGGAGTATCGTTCTTGTACCCGTCTTCGCGTTTTTTGCTGTGCTGACCGTCGCAATCTTGCTGGTCATGGAAGGCCTCTCAGCATTTCTACACGCGCTCCGTCTGCACTG GGTGGAGTTCCAGAACAAGTTCTACGAGGGCCGTGGATACAAGTTTACTCCCTTTGTCTTTGAGCTGGTCTtctga
- the TCIRG1 gene encoding V-type proton ATPase 116 kDa subunit a 3 isoform X2, which produces MRSVTAAAPPPVRSTTRDYENFPAQDFLIDFLPPLAAPPPLSHTPMAQLLSAGLLPRGGSSREEVVCRGKLSSTHTGFLVPAVPSGSAVLRRGHGCITGCRTAGSGPPVCTDTKMGSLFRGEEMCLAQLFLQSGSEYQCVSELGELGLVEFRDLNQNVNAFQRRYVSEIRRCDDMETTFGYLEQELRKADMKIPVSSASPPAPLPKDALRIQEESEQLAKELREVSGNRQTLKERLRELREYSNILRESQRFTGPLPESESWRESADTDPFVDSTVTSRHDLRVSFMAGVIHPWRMNAFERLLWRACRGYLIVNFVEMSEPMEDLVTGESVTQIIFLISYWGERIGEKVKKIASCFHCHMYPYADDETVRLETLKDLLLRIQDMQNAHSGGGGESFCHRIPCSVSPPTLIRTNKFTSGFQGIVDSYGVASYQEVNPALYTIITFPFLFAVMFGDIGHGLLMSLFALWLVLGEENPKLKNSENEIFSMCFGGRYLVLLMGLLSVYTGFVYNECFSRATVIFPSGWNVEAMARDKNWTREFLSTSTPAPLDPNITDVFTAVYPFGIDPIWSLASNRLTFLNSFKMKMSIILGVCHMAFGVCLSIFNYIHFNQKYRILVVSIPELLFLLSLFGYLIFMIFYKWFAVDVRQVQTAPSLLIHFINMFLFTKNDTNKDLYQGQQIVQMVLVVVAILCVPVLLLGDPICLYIQHHRRKNSHWHEDGERNALLAGDNEQTIGNLEQEKEKGADDCEEFDAGEVFMHQMIHTIEYCLGCISNTASYLRLWALSLAHAQLSEVLWNMVMHIGLSGLSFKWSIVLVPVFAFFAVLTVAILLVMEGLSAFLHALRLHWVEFQNKFYEGRGYKFTPFVFELVF; this is translated from the exons ATGAGGTCAGTAaccgcagcagcacctcctccagTCCGGAGTACAACTCGTGACTATGAAAACTTCCCAGCACAAGACTTCCTGATTGACTTCCTGCCCCCTCTGGCAGCGCCGCCTCCTCTGTCCCACACACCTATGGCACAGCTCCTCTCCGCTGGTCTCCTCCCACGGGGTGGAAGCAGCAGAGAGGAAGTTGTGTGCCGTGGGAAGCTCAGCTCCACTCATACTGGATTCTTAGTGCCTGCGGTTCCATCTGGGTCAGCGGTCCTACGAAGGGGTCACGGCTGCATCACCGGCTGTAGAACTGCTGGCAGCGGCCCACCTGTCTGTACAG ACACGAAGATGGGCTCTCTATTCCGCGGCGAGGAGATGTGTTTGGCGCAGCTATTTCTTCAGTCTGGGAGCGAGTACCAATGTGTAAGCGAGCTGGGCGAGCTCGGGCTGGTGGAGTTTCGAGAT ctTAACCAGAATGTTAACGCCTTCCAGCGCCGCTATGTGTCGGAGATCAGACGCTGTGATGACATGGAGACGACTTTTG GGTACCTGGAACAGGAACTGCGCAAGGCTGACATGAAGATCCCGGTCTCCTCAGCATCCCCGCCGGCCCCTCTACCCAAAGATGCACTGAGAATACAAGAGGAATCCGAGCAACTGGCCAAAGAGCTAAGAGAGGTATCCGGCAACAGACAGACTCTGAAGGAACGACTGCGAGAGCTGCGGGAGTATTCCAATATACTGCGAGAAAGTCAGAGGTTCACCGGACCGCTG CCGGAGTCTGAGTCTTGGAGAGAAAGTGCCGACACTGACCCCTTCGTTGACTCTACGGTGACCTCCAGACACGACCTCCGAGTTAG TTTTATGGCCGGAGTCATTCACCCGTGGCGTATGAATGCCTTTGAACGTCTGTTATGGCGAGCCTGCCGAGGATACCTCATTGTCAACTTTGTGGAGATGTCTGAACCAATGGAGGACCTCGTAACA GGGGAGAGCGTAACGCAAATTATATTCTTAATATCCTACTGGGGCGAGAGAATAGGAGAGAAGGTGAAAAAGATTGCAAGCTG tTTCCACTGTCACATGTATCCGTATGCCGACGATGAAACCGTCCGTCTTGAAACGCTGAAAGATCTCTTGCTGCGGATCCAAGACATGCAAAAT GCGCACAGCGGTGGGGGTGGAGAATCGTTTTGTCACCGGATTCCATGTTCTGTTAGCCCTCCCACCTTAATTCGCACAAACAAGTTCACTTCTGGTTTTCAAGGAATTGTGGATTCATATGGTGTAGCCAGTTATCAGGAAGTCAACCCCG CCCTTTACACCATTATAACATTCCCTTTCCTCTTTGCGGTGATGTTTGGAGACATCGGCCATGGACTTCTCATGTCCCTATTCGCCCTTTGGTTGGTTCTTGGTGAGGAGAACCCAAAACTTAAGAACTCTGAGAATGAG attttttccatgTGCTTCGGTGGTCGTTACCTGGTCCTGTTAATGGGACTGTTATCTGTCTACACGGGCTTTGTGTACAATGAGTGCTTCAGCCGAGCAACAGTGATTTTCCCTTCAGGCTGGAATGTTGAAGCAATGGCAAGAGACAAGAACTGGAC ACGTGAGTTCTTGTCTACATCCACGCCTGCTCCGCTGGATCCCAACATTACCGACGTCTTCACCGCAGTCTACCCCTTCGGCATTGACCCG ATCTGGAGCCTGGCCTCAAACCGCCTCACATTCCTAAATTCCTTTAAAATGAAAATGTCTATCATTTTGGGGGTCTGCCACATGGCCTTTGGAGTCTGTCTAAGCATCTTTAACTACAT TCACTTCAATCAGAAGTATCGCATCCTCGTGGTTTCCATCCCCGAgctcctttttctcctctcccTCTTTGGATATTTAATCTTCATGATTTTCTACAAATGGTTTGCGGTTGATGTGAGACAAGTCCAGACCGCACCGAGTCTCCTCATTCACTTCATCAACATGTTTCTGTTCACAAAGAATGACACTAACAAGGACCTCTACCAAGGACAG CAAATTGTTCAGATGGTTCTGGTGGTCGTAGCGATCCTGTGTGTTCCCGTTCTTCTCTTGGGAGACCCAATCTGTCTGTATATTCAGCACCACAGAAGAAAGAACAGCCATTGGCACGAG GATGGTGAAAGGAACGCCCTGCTGGCAGGAGACAATGAGCAGACCATAGGAAACCTGGAGCAGGAGAAGGAAAAGGGAGCAGATGACTGTGAAGAG TTTGATGCCGGGGAGGTCTTCATGCATCAGATGATTCACACCATCGAGTACTGCCTGGGGTGCATCTCCAATACGGCGTCCTACCTCCGACTCTGGGCGCTCAGCCTGGCTCATGCAC AGTTATcggaagtgctgtggaatatggtgATGCATATCGGACTGTCCGGGTTAAGCTTCAAGTGGAGTATCGTTCTTGTACCCGTCTTCGCGTTTTTTGCTGTGCTGACCGTCGCAATCTTGCTGGTCATGGAAGGCCTCTCAGCATTTCTACACGCGCTCCGTCTGCACTG GGTGGAGTTCCAGAACAAGTTCTACGAGGGCCGTGGATACAAGTTTACTCCCTTTGTCTTTGAGCTGGTCTtctga